In Indicator indicator isolate 239-I01 chromosome 16, UM_Iind_1.1, whole genome shotgun sequence, one genomic interval encodes:
- the HEXA gene encoding beta-hexosaminidase subunit alpha, translating into MAAGPVLLLLPLPLLLLPLLLLEPAGAVWPQPQVQRSKPGGARCPLPPRRFRFAYAAGSAVGPGCAVLEAAFQRYWALLFAAARPTENEPPCETPCTQLLISVDTPGCDGFPSLDSKESYQLSISEGSMLLSADAVWGALRGLETFSQLVGRDENGMYYINQTEIVDFPRFPHRGLLLDTSRHYLPLRAILETLDVMAYNKFNVFHWHIVDDPSFPYESLTFPELSKQGAFNAMTHVYSASDVQRVLEHARLRGIRVLPEFDTPGHTLSWGPGAPGLLTPCYLGKSPSGTYGPINPILNSTYEFVSSLFKEVSTVFPDFFLHLGGDEVDFTCWKSNPQIGAFMKEMGFGEDYKKLESYYIQRLLDIVSSIGRGSIVWQEVFDNGVKVRPDTIIHVWKESSLSYLEELANVTRAGYPALLSAPWYLNRISYGQDWMAAYQVEPLKFKGSPEQKERVIGGEACMWGEYVDVTNLTPRLWPRAGAVAERLWSNATVRDLQDAYLRLADFRCKLLGRGVQAQPLYTGYCEHEFGGF; encoded by the exons ATGGCGGCGGGGccggtgctgctgctgctgccgctgccattgctgctgctgccattgctgctgctggagccggCGGGCGCCGTGTGGCCTCAGCCCCAAGTCCAGCGCTCCAAACCGGGCGGCGCCCGCTGCCCGCTGCCTCCCCGCCGGTTCCGCTTCGCCTACGCCGCCGGCTCGGCCGTGGGTCCGGGCTGCGCCGTGCTGGAGGCGGCCTTCCAGCGCTACTGGGCGCTGCTCTTCGCTGCCGCCCGCCCGACCG AGAATGAGCCTCCCTGTGAGACACCCTGCACTCAGCTCCTCATCTCTGTTGACACCCCAGGCTGTGATGGCTTTCCCAGCCTGGACTCCAAGGAGAGCT ACCAGCTCTCTATCTCGGAAGGCTCCATGCTGCTCTCTGCGGACGCCGTCTGGGGAGCCCTCAGAG ggctggaaaCCTTCAGCCAGCTCGTTGGGAGAGATGAGAATGGCATG tacTACATCAACCAGACGGAAATTGTGGACTTCCCTCGCTTCCCTCACCGGGGCCTGTTGCTGGACACCTCTCGTCACTACCTGCCTCTGAGAGCCATCCTGGAAACTCTG GATGTCATGGCTTACAACAAGTTCAATGTGTTCCACTGGCACATTGTGGATGACCCATCCTTCCCCTACGAGAGCTTGACCTTCCCTGAGCTCAGCAAGCAG GGAGCCTTCAACGCCATGACTCACGTGTACAGCGCCAGCGACGTgcagagggtgctggagcacgcCCGGCTGCGCGGCATCAGGGTCCTCCCCGAGTTCGACACTCCCGGCCACACCCTCTCCTGGGgccctg gtgctccaggcctcctgACTCCCTGCTATTTGGGCAAGAGTCCTTCTGGGACCTATGGGCCCATCAACCCCATCCTTAACAGCACCTATGAGTTTGTGAGCAGCTTGTTTAAGGAGGTCAGCACTGTGTTCCCAGACTTCTTTCTTCACCTTGGTGGTGATGAGGTGGACTTCACTTGCTG GAAATCCAATCCCCAAATTGGTGCTTTCATGAAGGAGATGGGCTTTGGGGAAGACTACAAGAAATTAGAGTCATACTACATCCAGAG GCTTCTGGACATCGTTTCTTCCATTGGCAGAGGTTCCATAGTGTGGCAGGAGGTGTTTGATAATGGGGTGAAG GTGAGGCCAGACACCATCATCCACGTGTGGAAGGAGAGCTCCCTGTCCTACCTGGAGGAGCTGGCCAATGTCACCAGGGCAGGctacccagccctgctctctgcccCGTGGTACCTCAACCGCATCTCCTACGGGCAGGACTGGATGGCAGCCTACCAGGTGGAGCCCTTGAAGTTCAAAG gcagccctgagcagaaggaGCGGGTGATCGGCGGAGAGGCCTGCATGTGGGGAGAGTATGTGGACGTCACTAACCTCACCCCCAGGCTCTG GCCGAGAGCTGGGGCCGTAGCCGAGAGACTGTGGAGCAATGCAACCGTCAGGGACCTGCAGGATGCCTACCTGCGGCTGGCCGACTTCCGCTGCAAGCTCCTCGG GCGTGGTGTCCAGGCACAGCCTCTCTACACAGGATACTGTGAGCATGAATTTGGTGGGTTCTGA